From a single Candidatus Woesearchaeota archaeon genomic region:
- a CDS encoding peptidyl-prolyl cis-trans isomerase produces MGSKIRASHILVKTEDEAKQVLLILSQGNKPFEQIAQERSLCPSGKKGGDLGYFGRGQMVKEFENAAFSLKKGQVSQPVKTQFGWHVIKVTDG; encoded by the coding sequence ATGGGAAGTAAAATACGAGCATCACATATTTTAGTTAAAACAGAAGATGAAGCAAAACAAGTATTGTTAATCTTAAGCCAAGGCAATAAGCCCTTTGAACAAATTGCCCAGGAACGATCGCTTTGCCCCAGCGGGAAAAAAGGAGGAGATTTAGGTTATTTTGGTAGAGGTCAAATGGTCAAAGAATTTGAAAATGCAGCGTTCAGCCTAAAAAAAGGACAAGTCAGCCAGCCAGTGAAAACGCAGTTTGGGTGGCATGTGATTAAGGTGACAGATGGATGA